A region of Paraburkholderia sp. BL23I1N1 DNA encodes the following proteins:
- a CDS encoding putative urea ABC transporter substrate-binding protein, protein MRKLVRILSIAAVSLAAVASTPSFAAGRTDFKVCWTIYAGWMPWGQAKTQGIVSKWAKKYGINVDVVQLNDYVESINQYTAGKFDGCAMTNMDALTIPASGGVDSTALIVSDYSNGNDGVLIKGKGKQIADLKGQQINLVQFSVSHYLLARALESAHMSERDLKVVNTSDADISGAFATPAVRNAVTWNPMLADLKAQPNVTEVFDSSKIPGEIMDMMVVNTKTLNDNPALGKALTGAWFEMVALMRANNADSTTALTAMAKASGTDLAGFKGQLSTTALFYTPKAAVDFVTSPDMPKIMTRVAKFSFDHGLLGQDAKSADVVGMAFDKGVVIGNRSNVKLRFDPTYVEMAAAGKL, encoded by the coding sequence ATGCGCAAGCTCGTTCGCATTCTCAGCATCGCCGCCGTCTCTCTCGCCGCTGTCGCTTCAACTCCCTCGTTTGCCGCCGGACGCACCGACTTCAAGGTGTGCTGGACCATTTACGCGGGCTGGATGCCGTGGGGGCAGGCCAAAACCCAGGGCATCGTTTCAAAGTGGGCCAAAAAATACGGCATCAACGTCGATGTCGTGCAACTGAACGATTACGTCGAATCCATCAATCAGTACACCGCAGGCAAGTTCGACGGCTGCGCGATGACCAACATGGACGCGCTGACCATCCCGGCCTCGGGCGGCGTGGATTCGACGGCGCTGATCGTCAGCGACTATTCGAACGGCAACGATGGCGTGCTCATCAAGGGTAAAGGCAAGCAGATTGCCGACCTGAAGGGCCAGCAGATCAACCTGGTCCAGTTCTCGGTATCGCACTACCTGCTGGCACGCGCCCTCGAAAGCGCGCATATGAGCGAGCGCGACCTCAAAGTGGTGAATACGTCCGACGCCGACATCTCGGGTGCGTTCGCCACGCCCGCCGTCCGCAACGCGGTGACGTGGAACCCGATGCTTGCCGACCTGAAGGCGCAACCAAACGTCACCGAAGTCTTCGACTCGAGCAAGATCCCCGGCGAAATCATGGACATGATGGTCGTCAACACGAAGACCTTGAACGACAACCCGGCGCTCGGCAAGGCGCTGACGGGCGCATGGTTCGAGATGGTCGCGTTGATGCGAGCCAATAACGCCGACAGCACCACTGCGCTCACCGCGATGGCAAAGGCATCGGGCACCGATCTCGCGGGCTTCAAAGGTCAACTGTCGACCACCGCGCTGTTCTACACGCCGAAGGCCGCAGTCGATTTCGTCACCAGCCCCGACATGCCGAAGATCATGACGCGCGTCGCGAAGTTCTCCTTCGATCACGGTCTGCTCGGACAGGATGCGAAGAGCGCGGACGTGGTCGGCATGGCGTTCGACAAGGGGGTCGTGATCGGCAACAGGAGCAACGTGAAGCTGCGCTTCGATCCGACCTACGTGGAAATGGCAGCGGCCGGCAAGCTCTGA
- a CDS encoding SDR family oxidoreductase yields the protein MSNTFRTYVITGAAYGIGLATRQLLESQGHYVIGTDIRNAEVIADLSTSEGRTALVEQVAQKSGGAIDAVLAVAGVDIAGPATAAINYYGAVATLQGLRPLLLKSAAPRALAVSSITSVHPYDEQLLNMMLNGTEEQALERARDANYAYATSKRALSRWIRRNAINADWAESGIPLNALAPGLVKTELLARLFEDPDKKRAVSASTPMPLGGPYEPSAAAEFLAWLASEKNGHMTGQTIFIDGGADAVIRGDSVW from the coding sequence ATGTCCAATACGTTCAGAACATACGTCATTACAGGCGCGGCATACGGCATCGGGCTGGCAACCCGGCAGCTACTTGAGTCACAGGGCCATTATGTGATCGGCACGGATATTCGCAATGCCGAAGTCATCGCAGACCTGAGTACATCTGAAGGACGCACCGCTCTGGTTGAGCAGGTGGCGCAAAAAAGCGGCGGCGCGATCGACGCCGTTCTTGCCGTGGCAGGTGTCGATATTGCGGGCCCTGCCACCGCAGCAATCAACTATTACGGCGCCGTGGCAACCTTGCAAGGGCTCCGGCCACTGCTGCTGAAATCGGCGGCTCCTCGCGCCTTGGCCGTCTCCTCCATTACCTCCGTCCATCCCTACGACGAGCAGCTTCTGAACATGATGCTGAACGGCACAGAGGAACAGGCATTGGAACGGGCACGAGATGCGAACTACGCCTACGCAACATCCAAGCGAGCGCTTTCACGATGGATCCGGCGCAATGCGATCAATGCGGATTGGGCTGAATCGGGCATACCGCTGAATGCGCTTGCGCCTGGACTCGTCAAAACAGAATTGCTGGCGCGGCTTTTTGAGGACCCCGATAAGAAGCGCGCCGTTAGCGCCAGCACACCCATGCCACTCGGCGGCCCATACGAGCCTTCGGCCGCGGCCGAGTTCCTCGCATGGCTCGCCAGCGAAAAGAACGGCCATATGACCGGCCAGACCATTTTCATCGACGGTGGCGCCGACGCGGTGATCCGCGGCGATTCGGTCTGGTAG